One genomic window of Cannabis sativa cultivar Pink pepper isolate KNU-18-1 chromosome 2, ASM2916894v1, whole genome shotgun sequence includes the following:
- the LOC115721400 gene encoding 10 kDa chaperonin, mitochondrial — MARRLIPLFDRILIEKIVPPAKTNSGILLPEKTSKLNTGKVVAVGQGGRDRDGKLIPVHVKEGDTVLLPEYGGTEVKLADKEYHLYREDDILGTLHD, encoded by the exons ATGGCGAGACGGCTGATCCCATTGTTCGATCGCATTTTGATTGAGAAAATCGTCCCTCCTGCAAAGACTAACTCCGGCATTCTTCTTCCTGAAAAAACTTCCAAG CTGAACACTGGAAAAGTTGTTGCTGTCGGTCAAGGAGGTCGTGATAGAGATGGGAAACTAATTCCTGTACATGTAAAGGAAGGAGACACAGTTCTTTTGCCCGAATATGGAGGAACTGAAGTTAAACTCGCCGATAAAGA GTATCATCTGTATAGGGAGGACGACATTCTGGGAACTCTTCATGATTAG